Proteins encoded together in one Acidimicrobiales bacterium window:
- a CDS encoding MFS transporter: MTSTMSASRSSFRWVVALTGIGSMMAALDTVVVSTALTTIHRHLHASVGELEWTVNAYNLSFAVLMITAAALGDRFGRRTLYAGGLALFAVASGACALAPNAGSLIAARAVQGAAAAAIVPVGLTLLSSAFPPEKRGAAIGMFSAVIGISVALGPLLGGAVTHGLSWQWIFWLNVPIGLIAAPLALTRLSESFGPNVSLDIPGLSLVTGAALGVTWGLVRGNSAGWSSTEVVGTLAAGCALAAAFVIFELQARHPMVPMSLFRSRAFSAGNVAIFCTFASLYSAVYFFPQFLQNGLGYDPLAAGVRLIPWTVTFITVAPIAGMLADRIGERPLMTTGLLLQGAGVAWVAAIAKPGAAYTSLLAPLILGGIGISMAIPAAQNSVVGSVADDDIGKASGVNTMMRELGGVFGIAVAVAVFAGMGHYGTRLGFTDGFSPAVAAGAAFAIVGAAAATVLPGRRRAPVPAVEIESLILEGEGVR, encoded by the coding sequence ATGACCAGCACCATGAGCGCCAGCCGCTCGTCCTTCAGGTGGGTCGTTGCTCTGACCGGCATCGGGTCGATGATGGCGGCGCTCGACACCGTCGTCGTGTCGACCGCTCTGACGACAATCCACCGCCACTTGCACGCGTCCGTCGGAGAGCTCGAGTGGACGGTGAATGCCTACAACTTGAGCTTTGCCGTGCTGATGATCACCGCTGCTGCGCTGGGCGACAGGTTCGGTCGCCGGACTCTCTACGCCGGCGGGCTGGCGCTGTTCGCAGTGGCGTCGGGAGCATGCGCGCTGGCTCCGAACGCGGGCTCGCTGATCGCCGCCCGTGCTGTCCAGGGGGCCGCAGCAGCGGCGATCGTGCCTGTCGGGCTGACGTTGCTGAGCTCTGCGTTTCCGCCCGAGAAACGAGGAGCGGCCATCGGCATGTTCAGCGCGGTTATCGGCATATCGGTGGCACTGGGACCGCTACTCGGTGGTGCCGTGACCCACGGCCTGTCGTGGCAGTGGATCTTCTGGTTGAACGTACCGATCGGACTCATCGCCGCGCCGTTGGCGCTGACCCGGTTGTCGGAGAGCTTCGGTCCCAACGTCTCGCTCGACATCCCCGGCTTGTCGCTGGTGACGGGCGCGGCCCTGGGTGTCACGTGGGGACTGGTGCGCGGCAACAGCGCAGGCTGGAGCTCGACTGAGGTCGTCGGCACCTTGGCGGCCGGCTGCGCGCTCGCAGCGGCGTTCGTGATATTCGAGCTGCAGGCGCGTCATCCGATGGTGCCGATGTCTTTATTCCGGTCGCGAGCGTTCTCTGCCGGCAACGTGGCGATCTTCTGTACGTTCGCATCGCTGTACTCCGCTGTCTACTTCTTCCCCCAGTTTCTACAGAACGGGCTGGGATACGACCCGCTCGCCGCCGGCGTCCGCCTGATTCCGTGGACAGTCACGTTCATCACCGTGGCACCGATAGCCGGCATGCTGGCGGACCGGATAGGGGAGCGCCCCTTGATGACGACCGGCCTGCTTCTTCAAGGAGCCGGGGTGGCGTGGGTGGCGGCGATCGCCAAGCCGGGCGCGGCCTACACATCACTTCTTGCGCCTTTGATCCTCGGCGGGATCGGGATCTCGATGGCGATACCCGCGGCTCAGAACTCGGTCGTGGGATCTGTCGCCGACGACGACATCGGCAAGGCTTCGGGCGTCAACACCATGATGCGCGAGCTGGGGGGAGTGTTCGGAATCGCCGTCGCCGTTGCAGTGTTCGCCGGAATGGGCCACTACGGAACCCGGCTCGGCTTCACCGACGGCTTCAGCCCCGCGGTCGCCGCAGGTGCCGCCTTCGCCATCGTCGGCGCGGCCGCGGCAACCGTGCTACCTGGCAGGCG